In the genome of Falsirhodobacter halotolerans, one region contains:
- the ykgO gene encoding type B 50S ribosomal protein L36, translated as MKVANSLRSLKLRHRDCQVVRRRGRVYVINKTQKRFKARQG; from the coding sequence ATGAAGGTTGCGAACTCGCTCCGCTCGCTCAAGCTGCGCCACCGCGATTGCCAGGTCGTGCGCCGCCGGGGCCGCGTCTACGTCATCAACAAGACGCAGAAGCGCTTCAAAGCCCGCCAAGGTTGA